Genomic DNA from Bacteroidales bacterium:
CAACCATTTCGCCACATTCTTCGCAAACAAAACCGTCAAATGAATGCGTTTCTTTAGGCCATTCATAAGTAAAAACATCAGAAACAATCATTATTTTTTCTTCGGGAGCTCCCATAACCATTTTTACTAAAGGCTCAACAACTTCGTCAGGCACTTTTGTTGGTGCTACGCCTACCATTCTGTAATTGGTAAAGAATTCCGTTTTTTTACTGGCCAACATCGCTTCAGCTCTTGGAGTAACCCGTACAGCACGATTTGTTTTTTTATCGATAAGAGTTAAGCCCCATTTGCCTTTGTGGCTTTTTTCGATATTTCCTTTTCCAAAAGTACAGCCTGTAATAACCTGTACA
This window encodes:
- a CDS encoding TraR/DksA C4-type zinc finger protein encodes the protein MINPQEWLEFGQTFHGHKCPAMPNGLRVGAAALNKLGVERTGDSNIHAILELGDNHCATCFADGVQVITGCTFGKGNIEKSHKGKWGLTLIDKKTNRAVRVTPRAEAMLASKKTEFFTNYRMVGVAPTKVPDEVVEPLVKMVMGAPEEKIMIVSDVFTYEWPKETHSFDGFVCEECGEMVVEQYGRVKSGKMVCIDCAAK